A genome region from Lutra lutra chromosome 11, mLutLut1.2, whole genome shotgun sequence includes the following:
- the SEC61G gene encoding protein transport protein Sec61 subunit gamma, whose translation MDQVMQFVEPSRQFVKDSIRLVKRCTKPDRKEFQKIAMATAIGFAIMGFIGFFVKLIHIPINNIIVGG comes from the exons ATGGATCAGGTAATGCAGTTCGTGGAGCCGAGTCGGCAGTTCGTGAAGGACTCAATCCGGCTGGTGAAAAGGTGCACTAAACCTGACAGAAAAG AATTCCAGAAGATTGCCATGGCAACAGCAATAGGATTTGCTATAATGGGATTCATTGGCTTTTTTGTGAAATTGATCCATATCCCTATTAATAACATCATTGT tgGCGGCTGA